One stretch of Streptococcus australis DNA includes these proteins:
- a CDS encoding ERF family protein → MVTKQQSPIFVTLQSIQQSLVAPKGQYNSFGKYSYRSAEDILEALKPILKEHDAVLVLQDGIVQIGDRYYVEATATLYAVGETIGTTAYAREDDSKKGMDGSQVTGAASSYARKYALNGLFMIDDNKDPDTDEYHNQNSQAGRTSQKPAQKPNSQQEQPANAPAKSNGAKTITGAQAKAIRTELKNMAEATGSPAATIGKWFIDKMGVDKPESIPADRLKEAQKIIADAKKARGIE, encoded by the coding sequence ATGGTAACAAAACAACAATCCCCAATCTTTGTCACTTTACAGAGCATCCAGCAGAGTTTAGTTGCTCCCAAAGGACAGTATAACAGTTTTGGGAAGTACAGCTATCGAAGCGCAGAGGACATCTTAGAAGCGCTGAAGCCAATACTGAAGGAACATGATGCGGTATTGGTTTTACAAGATGGAATTGTACAAATCGGTGACAGGTACTATGTTGAAGCAACTGCGACTCTTTATGCGGTTGGTGAAACTATTGGGACTACAGCCTATGCTAGAGAAGATGATAGCAAAAAAGGGATGGATGGTAGTCAAGTTACAGGTGCTGCATCCAGCTACGCCCGAAAATACGCCCTAAACGGACTTTTTATGATCGATGACAATAAGGATCCTGATACGGATGAATATCATAATCAGAATAGCCAAGCAGGCCGTACGTCGCAAAAACCAGCTCAAAAACCAAATAGCCAGCAAGAGCAACCGGCCAATGCTCCAGCTAAAAGTAACGGAGCCAAAACTATTACGGGAGCACAGGCTAAAGCTATTCGGACAGAACTCAAAAATATGGCTGAAGCTACAGGGAGTCCTGCTGCAACAATTGGAAAATGGTTCATCGATAAAATGGGTGTTGATAAACCTGAAAGCATTCCAGCTGATCGATTGAAGGAAGCTCAGAAGATTATCGCAGATGCGAAGAAAGCGAGAGGCATTGAGTAA